The sequence ACCATATCTTATGAATTAGAgataaagataagtttattaCATTAAGggtatttcataattttcattagtTGTTTAGCGCTTTCCCTGAACATCAGGGGCAATctcagaaaataaaatattataaaatttagtatttagtcgagtttttatcattttatactGAACTTGAGgtttttttaagattatgtaTTAAAATAGTTTAGGGGTTTCTCTTATTTGGAGTCCCCAtttattaattaagtgaatgtcCTTAACGTCTATATTTAAGTTCTGACTATTGAATGAAAggtaaaaatacatgtctaaCTTGCACCAAAACATTGCCTACAATATAGGATTACTCTCCTGATGGtattcaaattactttattcacttataaaaaaaatttcattaaaacaaacatGTTTGTTTGAGAATACATCTGCCATGataactgataaaaaaaaaatttataataatgtGGTACCAAAAAAGAACACACACATCTGCcgttattgaaaaaaaaataaaaatcaattacctttatttaaagaaaaataaaattttgtaataatcGTAGCACAATTCTTATCTCAATCCAATTATCACAACAATGATGTTTTgaacaattacaaaaaaaaaaaagaagaagaaaataaaataaaataaaataaatccataagaaataaaaacaataaataaaaaaaccttcaaaaaaTTCATCCACTCTTTCTTACCTATGTACAAGTTTAAACTCTCCTcatataaaacaaagaaaataaaattcagtTTCATGATCATGAAACAGTTACAGTCTATCAGTTACAATATTATTTGACTCTGTCTATCCTTATCCTCATGTCTCATCTGCAAAAGGTCCTTAGAAAAAATGGTCAACATTCTTTGACGCTGAGTCAAATGATCAATTCTGTCGAAGTAAGGAATGAAATGGTCTTTTTCTTCCCAAgtatgtttaaatttatttggaaatatacaTTTGTATATGTTAAGGTCGAATAACTGCATATTACGTAATGGTTTGGCAAATGCCCATACATGTTTCATTGCTAGGTGGTGTGCATATCTGGATTTTATGTTCCAATATGGCTCAATGTCATGCTGCAAAATCATAACCGACACGGGGTATATTACATTAGCGTTATGACAACTAACCTATTGCTCGTTATATTCGCAACTTAATTACAtgattcaagtttttttttgtttttcctacgcaaaaaatatatagagaaaataCTTATTGGCTATCCAAAGCCAAGTACAGTTACCAAAACAACATACCCAATGTTAACAACAATACAAGCAATTACAGGCCAACAGGCTAAGACAGATTCCAAATTAACGTTCgaaagggaaacaaaaaagaTATTGAACAACACTTTAGCCCATTTGTACTGCAAACGTGAGCCATAGGGGTcataaaaacacatatatttatatatttagtattACTAGATTCATAAATGCCACAAGCAAGAGCCATAGTTTCACCTTCATTTCGTGCTTCCTTGTCGTGTCGAATCATGAACTTCGTCATCCCCCATAACATGGGCTACCACTTCACTTAGCATGTTAGTACTCAAGGTTGCAATCCTCCTTGTGTGGTCACGCTCCTCAATGGCAACGTTTAACTGATACCTCAACAATTTGTTCCTAACGTCTCCATCACAATAGCTAGTTCCTTCGCTTTGAGATGCCATTCCAGAACTTGATGGCGACATGGTAGGAGATGTCCACGATTGGGAAGCACCATACTGCACGTTCCTACCATTACGTTGCATGAACTCCATGTATGCAGATTCTGCTTCCTGTCGATCCTTGTATGACTTGTGTTCAGCATTCGCGAATCTATGAACTTGTCTACTTGCTTCTGCCCAATTGTCGTATATGCCAGGAGCACGACCAACGAAAACAACATAGTATCTGCCACCTTAAAAGAGTTCGTACAACAACACTGTATGTTAAAACCATATTTGTTGTGCTGGGGTTAGAACTTACGAAGTTTCGAAACTGAGGTATTAGATAAAAATGTACCATGTTGCTCTACCAACAGGTGCCAGTGGACTGCAGCAACGTTGACGTTTCTTGTTAAAAGATCTTACAAACAGTTGCATAATCAGCATTTGGTTTGTACAGTAGTAAATTATTTAAtgacaagtacaaaaaaagGTGGGCATGTTACCTCTAGAAGCGAAGGAGGAAGCTGTCATCTTATATAAAGTGGAATACCTGTTGTACTCGATTGTAAAAATATCGAGTACAACATATAACTCGCCTCTCCCAATGGCGAGTATAAACAACTATCCTAACAACCAGTTTGGTGAAGTAAATAATACTCGGTCTCCTCAGGGACGAGTTTTATTTAACTCCATTTCAGAATCACTGTGCGTTCTGCTGGTAGTTGTAGGTTTTAATAGTACTCGGTGTCTGAAGAATCGAGTTATATGTAACTCGATTTGTGCAGAGACGAGTTATCTTCATGACGTACACGGTTTTAATAGTACTCAGCTTCAGTATAATCGAGTTATATATAACTCGATATCTAGAATGCCGAGTACTGTCCAACCATAACACACCCCCCACCTGCCCAACTTTCTGGGACCACTTACCAATTATATTTGACACTGTCGTTCTGAAGTCTGGACGTGGACCGGTCTGCGCTTGCAACCATTGTGTCACAGCTAGTGAGAGGTTTCACCTTCAATTAACCATCTGCACAAAGCACGCTAATTCAAGAAAGTGCACTTCATCTTTGTTCTGTCAACATCTCAGTTGATAGGTAAATACTACTTGATAACACTTTACAgcaacacaaatttttttattgctgTTGTGGGTGTTGAATTGGGGTATCTGAACAAAATTATGTAGTACACATTTTGAGAACATAAATTATTTCAATGTTGTGGGTCTTCAATGCTAAGTATCTGAACATAATAATGTGGTACATGTTGCATGCTAGGAATTATATAACTGATATTTGCAATGCTTTTGCATGCTAGGAATTATTTCAATGCTTATGAATTATCTCCCTTAGAGTAACACGAATTTTTTCAATGTTGTGGGTCTTGAATGGGGACATCTGAACATAATACTGTTGTGGACAATTTTTGAGAACACAAATAATATGAATGTTGTGGGTCTTCAATAGGGGGTAtttaaacataataatgtggTACAATTTTTGAGAACATAAATTAGTTGAATGTTGTGGGTCTTCAATGGGAGGTATATGACCATAATAATGTGGTCCATATTGCATGGTATGAATTATCTCGCTTATTTGCAATGCTTTTGAGTTCTCATTTGTTGAACAATAGCCAGCATGAAACCCGACCACATTGTGCAAACATTTTCGTTATCGAAATGAAGTCTGATGGAGTAGATGATATAATTATTCAATAGTAATTTTTAGCATGTTTAGCACAATTTGCTTAGGTTTGTTTACCTCCATGAACACCCAAACATAGGGCATGTATAGTTAGCCTATGCTTTCACAATATTACGCAGCATGATACAATTATTACTATTTGTGGTTTAGGTCCGTTATGAGTCCACATTACTTCTATGTTTACTACGACGGGGAGACATATATTAATGATTTGCACGGGCTATCATACCGAGGTCCGAACCAAAAGCAGACGCTTATTGAAGTGAAACGTGGGATACACACGAGAAAACTAAAACGGAAGATAATGTCAACTATGGGGTTAGACAAGGATACCCACGACATCTCCATTGTATTTCGGGCTCCGCAGCAACTAGTAGGTACCCAAGTGTTCTACAATTCAATTCCGTTACAATGCGACAATGGTGCAAATATAATGTGGGGAGTGATAAAGCGGGCAGGGCAATTCATAGGTTCTGACTTGTATGTAACTGTCCACACTGTTGGGTTCAATGTCGACGGGGGTTCGCAATATGGCAGTAGAGTTGGAGAGCAAGAATCAATTCCTGTAATCGTTGTGCACCCGTCAGTTACACCCGAGACATCTTTGCCCTACAACTGTCAACCATGGAATGGGGTTGCTATGGACAATACTGAAGACGCTGAAGTGTTAGGGTCTATCCATACCCATGAGGATGAAGGATATACTCACCGAAATGAAGATATCCAAACCTACTTGGACGAGGCAACCGAAATGGATGAGACTCGAGATGTGTATGAGGAGTTCATTGATAACGATGGACCGGTAGAGAATCCAGAATTGTTAGATGAACTACAACCAGAAAATAATCCGAACCCTAACCCCGAACGGTTCACGTCAAACACATGGGATGACATTAATGACCCATCACCTTCCCTGGAAACAGGTCTGCTGAGTTGGCGACCGGGGGATGAACCGAGCAAGGGGATGCTATTCAAGAATAAAGCTGCGGTTCAGCACGCGCTAACCATGTTCTCCGTTGggctcaataaaaaatttaagtacatgaaGTCAGACCCCGAGAGACTGGTTGTAACGTGTGTACACGATGCATGTCTGTGGTCAATTCGAGCTATCTACAGCAAAAGGCACAAGTTGTGGATGATCACAACATCTAAGGGTCCCCACACTTACTCGACACTCCAAGTGGATCATGATGGAGGGATGATGGATTCGAAGTTCATTGCCATCACACTTGAGTCATACGTACGGGAAGATATTTCAAGAACAGTAGCAACCCTACGTAGTGTTCTTCATGCGAAGCACGGCCATTGGGCGTCTCACTATAAGGTTTGGGATGCAAAACAGAAAGCCGTTGCAGCCATCTATGGTGGTTTCGATGAGTCATATGCAGAATTGCCTTGGTTCCTGGCAGCGTTAAAAGATGCAGATCCAACCACAGTGACACAGTTGAAGTGCGACCACCGTAGTGTGCCGGGAACTTGCACATTTAACTGTGCCTTTTGGGCTTTTGGTCCGTGTATAGAAGGGTTCAAGTATTGTAGGCCGGTGATAAGCATCGATGCAACGCACCTCTATGGCAAGTACAAGGGGAAGTTGTTGATAGCAATGGCAATGGATGCTAACAACAAGGTTTATCCACTCGCGTTTGCCGTTGTTGAGAGTGAGAGTAAGGAGACATGGGGATGGTTCTTGGCATGCCTGAATCGATATGTTACGGACCGGAAAAATCTTTGCATCATCTCTGACCGACATTCGGGTATAAAAGCTTGCTTTGATGACACAAGGATGACTTGGTTGCAGCCTCCCCAGGCCTATCACCGGTATTGCCTCCGCCATGTAGTTAGCAATGTGAACACAAAATGGAAAATTCCGGAGTTGAAGAACATGGTATGGAGGCCGCAAGCACGAATCAAGTTAGAAAGTTTCAGGCCACACTG is a genomic window of Quercus lobata isolate SW786 chromosome 2, ValleyOak3.0 Primary Assembly, whole genome shotgun sequence containing:
- the LOC115964367 gene encoding uncharacterized protein LOC115964367, whose translation is MGLDKDTHDISIVFRAPQQLVGTQVFYNSIPLQCDNGANIMWGVIKRAGQFIGSDLYVTVHTVGFNVDGGSQYGSRVGEQESIPVIVVHPSVTPETSLPYNCQPWNGVAMDNTEDAEVLGSIHTHEDEGYTHRNEDIQTYLDEATEMDETRDVYEEFIDNDGPVENPELLDELQPENNPNPNPERFTSNTWDDINDPSPSLETGLLSWRPGDEPSKGMLFKNKAAVQHALTMFSVGLNKKFKYMKSDPERLVVTCVHDACLWSIRAIYSKRHKLWMITTSKGPHTYSTLQVDHDGGMMDSKFIAITLESYVREDISRTVATLRSVLHAKHGHWASHYKVWDAKQKAVAAIYGGFDESYAELPWFLAALKDADPTTVTQLKCDHRSVPGTCTFNCAFWAFGPCIEGFKYCRPVISIDATHLYGKYKGKLLIAMAMDANNKVYPLAFAVVESESKETWGWFLACLNRYVTDRKNLCIISDRHSGIKACFDDTRMTWLQPPQAYHRYCLRHVVSNVNTKWKIPELKNMVWRPQARIKLESFRPHWI